In a single window of the Micrococcaceae bacterium Sec5.7 genome:
- the iolD gene encoding 3D-(3,5/4)-trihydroxycyclohexane-1,2-dione acylhydrolase (decyclizing), with product MTVAQAVVEFLSKQYTVDRIGDQDYRERLIPGTFGIFGHGNVAGVGQALKQYQAADPAIMPYYQGRNEQAQVHQAVGYARHTRRRQTFAISTSVGPGSTNLLTGAALATTNRLPVLLLPSDTFATRAADPVLQQLERPDAYDVTVNDAFRPLSRFFDRVSRPEQLFSAFHHGLRVLTDPAETGAVTISLPQDVQAEAFDVPEEFLAEREWRIRRPDADDDDIRRAAEAIRAAKRPLIIAGGGVLYAYANDELARFVELTGIPVGNTQAGVGVLPWDHRFSLGAIGSTGTTAANAIAADADLIIGIGTRYEDFTTASRTAFQNPEVKFININVAPLDAYKHGTSLPIVADARKTLIKLNQALGGYRIGADLERTISEEKTRWNATVDEAFDTRFTPLPAQNEIIGATSRAMDAQDVVICAAGSLPGDLHKMWRVRDAFGYHVEYAYSCMGYEIPGGLGVKRAALAEAARGGADRDVVVMVGDGSYLMMHTELVTAVAERIKLIVVLIQNHGYASIGSLSESLGSQRFGTQYRALDEENHSFDDGETLPVDLALNAESLGVKVIRIEPGEKAIAELEAAVRAAKDAPEIGGPIVIHVESDPLLDAPSSESWWDVPVSQISELESTQQAFNTYTENKNRQRTLLG from the coding sequence ATGACCGTCGCCCAGGCCGTGGTCGAATTCCTTTCCAAGCAGTACACCGTTGACCGCATCGGTGATCAGGATTACCGCGAACGGCTGATCCCGGGAACCTTCGGTATCTTCGGCCACGGAAACGTTGCCGGCGTCGGCCAGGCCCTGAAGCAGTATCAGGCCGCGGACCCGGCCATCATGCCGTACTACCAGGGCCGCAACGAACAGGCCCAGGTGCACCAGGCCGTCGGCTACGCACGGCACACCCGCCGTCGCCAGACCTTCGCCATCAGCACCTCGGTCGGTCCCGGCTCCACCAACCTGCTCACCGGTGCCGCGCTGGCCACCACCAACCGGCTGCCCGTGCTGCTGCTGCCCAGCGACACCTTCGCCACCCGTGCAGCCGACCCCGTGCTGCAGCAGCTGGAACGCCCGGACGCCTATGACGTCACGGTCAATGACGCCTTCCGGCCGCTCTCCCGCTTCTTCGACCGGGTGTCCCGCCCGGAGCAGCTGTTCTCGGCTTTCCACCACGGACTCCGCGTGCTGACTGACCCGGCCGAAACCGGTGCCGTCACCATCTCCCTGCCACAGGATGTCCAGGCAGAGGCCTTCGACGTCCCGGAAGAATTCCTCGCGGAGCGCGAGTGGCGCATCCGCCGTCCGGACGCCGACGACGACGACATCCGCCGTGCGGCCGAAGCAATCCGCGCCGCCAAGCGTCCCCTGATCATTGCCGGCGGTGGCGTCCTCTACGCGTACGCCAACGACGAACTGGCCAGGTTCGTTGAGCTGACCGGCATCCCGGTGGGTAACACCCAGGCCGGCGTCGGCGTCCTGCCGTGGGACCACCGGTTCTCGCTGGGGGCCATCGGCTCCACCGGCACGACGGCGGCCAACGCCATCGCCGCCGACGCGGACCTGATCATCGGGATCGGTACGCGCTACGAGGACTTCACCACGGCGTCGCGGACCGCCTTCCAGAACCCTGAAGTGAAGTTCATCAACATCAACGTTGCCCCGCTGGACGCCTACAAGCACGGCACGTCCCTGCCGATCGTGGCCGATGCCCGCAAGACCCTCATCAAGCTGAACCAGGCCCTGGGCGGCTACCGCATCGGCGCGGATCTGGAACGCACCATTTCCGAGGAAAAGACCCGCTGGAACGCCACCGTGGACGAAGCCTTCGACACGCGCTTCACACCGTTGCCGGCCCAGAACGAGATCATCGGCGCCACCAGCCGCGCCATGGATGCCCAGGACGTCGTCATCTGCGCTGCAGGATCACTGCCGGGCGACCTGCACAAGATGTGGCGGGTCCGCGACGCGTTCGGCTACCACGTGGAATACGCGTACTCCTGCATGGGCTACGAAATCCCCGGCGGCCTGGGCGTCAAGCGTGCCGCCCTCGCCGAAGCCGCCCGCGGCGGTGCGGACCGCGACGTCGTTGTCATGGTGGGGGACGGCTCCTACCTGATGATGCACACCGAACTGGTCACAGCCGTCGCCGAGCGGATCAAACTGATCGTGGTGCTGATCCAGAACCATGGCTACGCCTCGATCGGCTCGCTCTCCGAGTCGCTTGGCTCCCAGCGCTTCGGTACCCAGTACCGCGCGCTGGATGAGGAAAACCACAGCTTCGACGACGGCGAGACGCTGCCGGTGGACCTGGCCTTGAACGCCGAGAGCCTCGGCGTCAAGGTGATCCGGATCGAACCGGGGGAGAAGGCCATCGCCGAGCTGGAAGCAGCCGTCCGGGCCGCTAAGGATGCACCGGAAATTGGCGGGCCGATCGTCATCCATGTGGAATCGGATCCGCTGCTCGACGCTCCCAGCTCCGAATCCTGGTGGGATGTTCCGGTATCGCAGATCTCGGAGCTGGAATCCACGCAGCAGGCCTTCAACACCTATACGGAAAACAAAAACCGCCAGCGCACGCTGCTCGGCTGA
- a CDS encoding deoxyribose-phosphate aldolase: protein MTFSDDPCRYEHLSTIRLEDPDAVARAAKSRRRHPGLKYGKQNFIVAADHPARGALSVGNDPVAMADRRQLLDRLQIALANPDVDGVLASPDIMDDLLLLGALDGKLVFGSMNRGGLAGLINEFDDRFTGHTAAALAELGADGGKMLTRICLGDPDTVSLLEATAKAIDSLAERKLIAMVEPFLSVRENGKVRNDLSTDAVIKSVAIAEGLGSTSAYTWMKLPVVADMERVMASTTMPTVLLGGDPSGTQDEVFASWQAALALPGVQGLTVGRTLLYPQDGDVAGAVATAASFLQKAPLNFTPVEVSE, encoded by the coding sequence GTGACCTTTAGTGACGATCCCTGCCGTTATGAGCACCTGAGCACTATCCGGCTGGAGGATCCGGACGCCGTCGCGCGGGCCGCAAAGTCCCGCAGGCGCCACCCGGGCCTGAAGTACGGCAAGCAGAACTTCATCGTTGCTGCCGACCACCCGGCCCGCGGCGCCCTGAGTGTCGGCAACGATCCTGTGGCCATGGCGGACCGCCGCCAGCTGCTGGACCGCCTGCAGATTGCGCTGGCCAATCCCGACGTCGACGGCGTGCTGGCCTCGCCGGACATCATGGACGACCTGCTGCTCCTCGGTGCCCTCGACGGCAAACTGGTCTTCGGCTCGATGAACCGCGGCGGACTCGCCGGACTGATCAACGAATTCGATGACCGCTTCACCGGCCACACGGCCGCTGCACTGGCGGAGCTTGGCGCCGACGGCGGCAAGATGCTGACCCGCATCTGCCTGGGCGATCCTGACACCGTCTCCCTGCTGGAGGCCACGGCCAAGGCCATCGACTCCCTCGCCGAGCGCAAGCTGATCGCCATGGTGGAGCCGTTCCTGTCCGTCCGGGAAAACGGCAAGGTCCGCAACGACCTCTCCACCGATGCCGTGATCAAGTCAGTGGCCATTGCGGAAGGCCTGGGTTCCACGAGCGCCTACACCTGGATGAAGCTGCCCGTGGTGGCTGACATGGAGCGCGTCATGGCTTCCACCACCATGCCCACCGTGCTGCTCGGCGGCGATCCGTCCGGCACCCAGGACGAGGTCTTCGCGAGCTGGCAGGCCGCCCTGGCGCTTCCCGGCGTGCAGGGCCTCACAGTAGGTCGCACACTCCTGTACCCGCAGGACGGCGACGTTGCAGGTGCCGTGGCAACGGCTGCCTCCTTCCTGCAGAAGGCACCGCTCAACTTCACCCCTGTAGAAGTATCGGAGTAA
- the iolC gene encoding 5-dehydro-2-deoxygluconokinase codes for MTHELLTIGRISVDIYPNDIGVDLEDVTSFGKYLGGSPSNVAVAAARHGRRTAVITRTGDDPFGNYLHRELRKFNVDDSFVTAVKEWPTPVTFCAIKPPEDFPLYFYRFPTAPDLQIKAAELDLAAIKDATIFWSTVTGLCQEPSRDAHITAHEARPRAELKDGQYTILDLDYRPMFWASEEEARAEVAKVLPHVTVAIGNDKECAVAVGEGTPDEQADRLLDAGVEIAVVKLGPEGVMAKTRTERVVSAPVPVETVNGLGAGDSFGGAFCHGLLSGWPLGQVLDFANAAGAIVASRLSCADAMPTPEEVTSLLAERGRLVPGDFPAATFVPEGAAQ; via the coding sequence GTGACCCACGAACTGCTCACGATCGGGCGCATCAGCGTAGATATCTACCCGAACGACATCGGGGTTGATCTGGAGGACGTTACGTCCTTTGGCAAGTACCTTGGTGGCTCCCCGTCCAATGTGGCCGTTGCCGCTGCACGCCACGGACGCCGTACGGCGGTCATCACCCGGACCGGTGATGATCCGTTCGGCAACTACCTGCACCGTGAACTGCGCAAGTTCAACGTGGACGACAGCTTTGTCACGGCCGTCAAGGAATGGCCCACGCCGGTCACCTTCTGCGCCATCAAGCCGCCGGAAGACTTCCCACTGTATTTCTACCGCTTTCCCACGGCGCCGGACCTGCAGATCAAGGCCGCGGAACTGGACCTGGCTGCCATCAAGGACGCCACCATCTTCTGGTCCACGGTGACCGGCCTGTGCCAGGAGCCCAGCCGTGACGCACACATCACGGCCCACGAAGCCCGGCCCCGGGCCGAGCTCAAGGACGGCCAGTACACCATCCTGGACCTCGACTACCGCCCGATGTTCTGGGCTTCCGAGGAGGAGGCCCGTGCAGAGGTCGCGAAGGTTCTGCCGCACGTCACTGTGGCCATCGGCAACGACAAGGAGTGCGCTGTAGCAGTGGGGGAGGGCACTCCGGACGAACAGGCCGACCGTCTGCTCGACGCCGGTGTGGAAATCGCCGTCGTCAAGCTCGGCCCCGAGGGAGTCATGGCGAAGACCCGCACCGAGCGCGTTGTTTCCGCGCCGGTGCCGGTTGAGACCGTCAACGGCCTTGGCGCCGGCGACTCCTTCGGCGGTGCCTTCTGCCACGGACTGCTCTCCGGCTGGCCGCTGGGCCAGGTCCTGGACTTCGCCAACGCCGCCGGCGCGATCGTGGCCTCGCGGCTTTCCTGCGCCGACGCCATGCCGACGCCGGAGGAAGTCACCTCTCTGCTGGCAGAACGCGGACGCCTGGTCCCCGGCGACTTCCCCGCAGCAACTTTTGTTCCAGAAGGAGCAGCACAGTGA
- a CDS encoding tautomerase family protein, with amino-acid sequence MPLVRIDVNEGRSPEELRQLSQGIHDAILAEYGIPERDYFHILTEHPQGQIVAQDAGLGFERTPDVVMIQIFTQGGRTQQAKQSLFAAVAGQLAEIGVAGEDVFIGYVENAAGDWSFGFGRAQYVTGELAVPSK; translated from the coding sequence GTGCCTCTCGTTCGAATCGATGTCAATGAAGGCCGCAGTCCGGAAGAGCTGCGTCAGCTCAGCCAGGGCATCCATGACGCAATCCTCGCTGAGTACGGAATCCCGGAGCGCGACTATTTCCACATCCTCACTGAGCACCCCCAGGGCCAGATTGTTGCCCAGGATGCCGGTCTTGGCTTCGAGCGGACCCCGGATGTCGTCATGATCCAGATCTTCACCCAGGGTGGCCGTACTCAGCAGGCGAAGCAGTCTCTCTTTGCTGCGGTTGCTGGCCAGCTTGCTGAAATCGGCGTGGCGGGGGAGGACGTTTTTATCGGGTACGTGGAAAACGCTGCCGGTGACTGGTCCTTCGGGTTTGGCCGCGCGCAGTATGTGACGGGCGAGCTGGCTGTACCCAGCAAATAG
- a CDS encoding metalloregulator ArsR/SmtB family transcription factor, with protein MLDNDDDLLDSAFMALADPVRRRIVARLSRGPATVNELAEPFAITKQAVSKHIQVLEQAQLVTRTRDAQRRPVHLDPARLEALTAWIGQYRLVREEQFRSLDAVLRSNAVPRGKQPKD; from the coding sequence ATGCTGGACAACGACGACGACCTCCTCGACTCGGCCTTTATGGCCCTGGCCGATCCTGTCCGCCGCCGCATCGTCGCCCGGCTCAGCCGGGGTCCGGCCACAGTGAATGAACTGGCGGAACCCTTCGCGATCACCAAACAGGCGGTCTCGAAGCACATCCAGGTCCTCGAGCAGGCGCAACTGGTCACCCGCACCAGGGATGCCCAGCGCCGGCCCGTCCATCTTGACCCCGCACGACTGGAGGCGCTCACCGCATGGATCGGCCAGTACCGGCTGGTCCGGGAAGAGCAGTTCCGCAGCCTCGATGCCGTGCTCCGATCCAACGCCGTACCACGCGGCAAACAGCCAAAGGACTGA
- a CDS encoding SRPBCC family protein: protein MSNPLKLTVPDGVPYIDFEREFDFPVAEVFRAHKDPDLITQWLGPRGTNVEIEHYDFRTGGSYLYRHTGPDGVAYDFSGIFHTVRENDFAIQTFEFSGYPDIVSTDFLTFEDLGGGRCKLIGHSMYPSQEARDGMAQSGMEGGMTEGYERLDELLAN from the coding sequence ATGAGCAACCCCCTGAAACTTACCGTCCCTGACGGCGTCCCGTACATCGACTTTGAACGGGAGTTCGACTTCCCCGTCGCAGAGGTCTTCCGCGCCCACAAGGATCCGGACCTCATCACGCAATGGTTGGGGCCCCGCGGCACCAATGTGGAAATCGAGCACTACGATTTCCGCACCGGCGGCAGCTACCTCTACCGGCACACGGGCCCGGACGGGGTTGCCTACGACTTCAGCGGCATCTTCCACACGGTCCGCGAGAACGACTTCGCCATCCAGACCTTCGAGTTCAGCGGCTACCCGGACATCGTCAGCACGGACTTCCTCACCTTCGAGGACCTCGGCGGCGGACGCTGCAAGCTGATCGGACACTCCATGTATCCCAGCCAGGAAGCCCGCGACGGCATGGCCCAATCCGGCATGGAGGGCGGCATGACCGAGGGTTACGAGCGGCTGGACGAGCTCCTGGCCAACTGA
- a CDS encoding LacI family DNA-binding transcriptional regulator, with product MTTVTIKDVAALAGVSPATASRVLSGHPATSSDSRAKVTAAVEQLDFRPNAQARSLRSTRTNVVGLLVSDVRNPFFADLAHAVEQAALEAGYVILLGNANEREAQQNRFLDTLIDQRVDGVIVAPQGNGSGSISSLLNRGIPTVFVDRRIDGLDVPSVTTDSHVGISQAVRHFADQGHRRIGYIAGPQSISTGRERYGAFADAMRAAGLDQDPALTVFGDFQVASGSAATAQLLQLKNPPTAILAADSPMAVGSVAKLHELGVRIGQDIALVAFDNIDWFALLNPALSVISHSVEDMGRIAVDLLVKVIDGGEPASVSLASELIVRESSSHRLPIR from the coding sequence ATGACCACAGTCACCATCAAGGATGTCGCGGCACTGGCCGGAGTCTCCCCAGCCACGGCATCCCGGGTGCTGTCCGGACACCCCGCGACGTCCAGCGACTCTAGGGCAAAAGTTACCGCCGCCGTCGAGCAGCTGGACTTCCGCCCCAACGCCCAGGCCCGGAGCCTCCGGTCCACCAGAACCAACGTCGTGGGTCTCCTCGTCTCGGACGTGCGCAACCCCTTTTTCGCCGATCTGGCGCACGCAGTGGAGCAGGCGGCTCTTGAAGCGGGGTACGTCATCCTGCTCGGCAACGCCAATGAACGGGAAGCCCAGCAGAATCGGTTCCTGGACACCCTTATTGATCAGCGTGTGGATGGTGTGATCGTGGCGCCCCAAGGCAATGGCAGCGGATCCATCAGCTCTCTCCTTAACCGCGGGATCCCCACGGTGTTCGTTGACCGCAGGATTGACGGCTTGGATGTCCCCAGCGTCACCACGGACAGTCATGTAGGAATCAGCCAGGCAGTCCGGCACTTTGCGGACCAGGGGCACCGGCGGATCGGCTACATCGCCGGACCGCAATCGATTTCCACCGGCCGCGAGCGTTACGGCGCTTTCGCTGATGCGATGCGTGCAGCTGGACTCGATCAGGACCCGGCGCTGACGGTATTCGGAGACTTCCAGGTTGCCAGCGGCTCCGCAGCCACTGCACAGCTGCTTCAGCTCAAGAACCCGCCCACGGCCATCCTCGCGGCCGACAGCCCCATGGCCGTCGGGTCCGTCGCCAAATTGCATGAACTAGGCGTGCGGATCGGCCAGGACATTGCGCTTGTTGCCTTCGACAACATTGATTGGTTCGCCCTGCTCAACCCCGCGCTGAGCGTCATTTCGCACAGCGTTGAGGATATGGGCCGGATAGCCGTGGATCTGCTGGTGAAAGTCATCGACGGCGGAGAACCTGCCTCCGTATCGCTGGCCAGTGAACTCATCGTCCGCGAGTCGTCCTCGCACCGCCTTCCGATCCGCTGA
- a CDS encoding sugar ABC transporter ATP-binding protein, protein MTDHPSNRDAAQRPGEPLVTLKNISKSFGPVTVIKGVTVDVYPGKVQVLLGENGAGKSTLIKIMAGVYQPDSGQILIGGKAVTLPNTRAAEAHGIATIHQELNLVGSMSIAENIMLGRTPKKFGMVDRRELRRQAKAALDRIGLQVDVDTLVGELGIAQQQLVEIAKALSIDAQVLILDEPTAALTKHETENLFRVVEELRAHQVGMLFISHHLEEIAEIGDSVCVLRDGEFIAEVPGSTPEHELVRLMVGRSIDEQFPRQAGGDRAAKDILAVEGLGSKGRFNNISFNVKAGEILGIAGLVGAGRTEVIRAIAGVDRHDAGTVSVRGKRLPKGDVGAAIAAGVGHVPEDRKVQGLVLDASVNENLGYATLKSSSRLGLADFAGQRRKAEEIAKTLRIRMHNIDQPTRSLSGGNQQKAVFGRWIMAESTVLLLDEPTRGVDVGAKVEIYELMNQITAAGGAIVMVSSELPEVLGMSDRILVMRDGEIAGELDAADATQDAVMTLAARDTETDR, encoded by the coding sequence ATGACTGACCACCCCTCCAACCGCGACGCCGCACAGCGTCCCGGTGAGCCCCTCGTCACGCTGAAGAACATCAGCAAGTCCTTCGGTCCGGTCACTGTGATCAAGGGCGTCACCGTCGATGTCTATCCGGGCAAGGTGCAGGTGCTCCTTGGTGAAAACGGGGCAGGCAAATCCACCCTGATCAAAATCATGGCCGGGGTCTACCAGCCGGACAGCGGTCAGATCCTTATTGGTGGCAAAGCCGTCACGCTCCCCAATACCCGTGCGGCAGAGGCTCATGGCATTGCCACCATCCACCAGGAACTGAATCTGGTGGGCAGCATGAGTATTGCTGAGAACATCATGCTGGGGCGCACCCCGAAGAAATTCGGCATGGTGGATCGGCGTGAACTGCGCCGCCAGGCCAAGGCCGCCTTGGACCGGATTGGTCTCCAGGTCGACGTCGACACGTTGGTCGGTGAGCTGGGAATCGCCCAGCAACAGCTGGTGGAAATTGCCAAGGCCTTGAGCATTGACGCTCAAGTGCTGATTTTGGATGAGCCGACGGCGGCCCTCACCAAGCATGAAACAGAGAACCTGTTCCGTGTGGTCGAGGAGCTCCGGGCGCACCAGGTGGGCATGCTGTTCATCAGCCATCATCTTGAGGAGATTGCCGAGATCGGTGATTCCGTCTGCGTACTGCGAGACGGCGAGTTCATCGCCGAGGTGCCCGGCTCAACCCCCGAGCATGAGCTGGTCCGGCTCATGGTTGGCCGCAGCATCGACGAGCAGTTTCCCCGCCAGGCCGGTGGAGACAGGGCGGCCAAGGATATTCTCGCCGTCGAAGGGCTGGGCTCGAAAGGCCGCTTCAACAACATCTCCTTCAACGTCAAAGCCGGTGAAATCCTGGGAATCGCCGGCCTCGTCGGAGCGGGACGTACCGAAGTCATCCGTGCCATTGCGGGCGTGGACCGCCACGACGCCGGAACCGTCAGCGTACGCGGCAAAAGACTCCCCAAAGGTGACGTGGGCGCGGCCATTGCCGCCGGCGTCGGGCATGTTCCCGAAGATCGCAAGGTCCAGGGACTGGTCCTTGATGCTTCGGTGAATGAAAACCTGGGCTACGCGACGCTGAAGTCCAGTTCCCGGCTGGGGCTGGCGGACTTTGCCGGGCAGCGGCGCAAGGCTGAAGAGATCGCCAAAACACTGCGCATCCGCATGCACAACATTGACCAGCCCACCAGGTCGCTCTCCGGCGGAAACCAGCAGAAAGCCGTCTTTGGCCGCTGGATCATGGCCGAATCCACTGTACTGCTGCTGGATGAACCAACCCGCGGCGTCGATGTTGGCGCCAAGGTGGAAATTTACGAACTCATGAACCAGATCACGGCCGCCGGCGGCGCAATAGTGATGGTGTCCAGCGAACTTCCCGAAGTGCTGGGAATGAGCGACCGCATTCTGGTGATGCGCGACGGCGAAATCGCCGGCGAGCTCGATGCCGCCGATGCCACCCAGGACGCCGTCATGACGCTGGCTGCAAGAGACACGGAAACGGACCGATGA
- a CDS encoding ABC transporter permease codes for MSTATVAQPQRGFDLKKFLANNGALVGLLVLALALFIITPDFLTGPNLLNIGIQVSTVAILAFGMTFVIVAGGIDLSVGSVAALSAMVSGYMFVSSGLPGGLALLIGLLTGLVVGMVNGIASAYGKLPSFIATLAMLSIARGLTLVISDGRPIKTAPEVSFLGGNIGPVPTPIVVLVIAAGVASFMLNRTVIGRSMYAVGGNAEAARLSGLPVKQITVTVFALAGLFAALAGLLLAGRLDSAQPQAAAGYELDAIAAVVIGGASLAGGLGRISGTIVGALVLVVIRNGLNLLNVTSFWQQVVIGAVIALAVGVDVLRRKTRSS; via the coding sequence ATGTCCACTGCGACGGTGGCCCAGCCACAACGGGGATTCGATCTCAAGAAGTTCCTGGCCAATAACGGCGCCTTGGTCGGCCTGCTGGTGCTGGCGCTTGCATTGTTCATCATCACACCGGATTTTCTCACCGGACCGAACCTGCTGAACATCGGCATTCAGGTTTCCACTGTCGCTATCCTGGCGTTCGGAATGACCTTCGTGATCGTGGCCGGCGGCATCGACCTCTCGGTGGGATCCGTCGCGGCGCTCAGCGCCATGGTCTCCGGATACATGTTCGTTTCCTCCGGCTTACCCGGCGGGCTCGCCCTGCTGATTGGCCTGCTGACCGGCTTGGTGGTGGGCATGGTCAACGGTATTGCCAGCGCCTACGGCAAGCTGCCGTCGTTCATTGCCACTTTGGCAATGCTCAGCATCGCCCGGGGACTGACCCTCGTGATCTCGGACGGACGCCCCATCAAGACGGCACCGGAAGTGTCCTTTCTTGGCGGCAACATCGGCCCCGTTCCCACCCCGATCGTCGTGCTGGTCATCGCAGCCGGCGTGGCGTCCTTCATGCTGAACCGGACTGTCATCGGCCGTTCCATGTACGCCGTCGGAGGCAACGCCGAGGCTGCGCGCCTGTCCGGCCTGCCGGTCAAACAGATCACCGTCACAGTCTTTGCCCTTGCCGGGCTTTTCGCCGCACTGGCAGGGCTGCTGCTCGCCGGCCGCTTGGACTCGGCACAACCACAGGCTGCGGCGGGCTACGAACTGGACGCGATTGCCGCCGTCGTCATCGGTGGTGCGTCGCTGGCCGGCGGCCTGGGCCGGATCTCCGGCACGATCGTCGGAGCACTCGTGCTGGTAGTCATCCGAAACGGCCTGAATCTGCTCAACGTCACCTCGTTCTGGCAGCAGGTTGTCATCGGCGCAGTCATTGCCTTGGCCGTTGGCGTGGACGTCCTTCGCCGCAAAACCCGCTCCAGCTAG
- a CDS encoding substrate-binding domain-containing protein has translation MKLSLRRTAALAAAAALLLTGATACNRGGDSAAGSNPKVVLALSTLNNPFFIEVRDGAQAAAKTANIHLEVVDAQNDSATQANQLANAQTAAAKAVIVNPVDSDAASASVTALSKANIPVVGVDRTVNDATLTSLVASDNVAGGKQAAAELAAALGNKGTIIVLQGVAGTSASRDRGAGFAEGMKVFPNIKIVARQTANFDRTAALDVTTNLLQAHPGVTGVFAENDEMALGAVQALGAKAGIEVKVVGFDGTADGLAAIKAGTMVASIAQQPAKLGQLAVEQIAKILKGEKVDATVPVSVVTVNKANVGEFSK, from the coding sequence ATGAAGCTCTCTCTCCGCCGCACTGCGGCCTTGGCTGCCGCTGCAGCCCTACTGCTCACCGGCGCCACCGCCTGCAACCGTGGGGGCGACTCTGCGGCGGGCAGCAATCCCAAAGTGGTCCTTGCCCTCTCCACCCTGAACAACCCGTTCTTCATTGAGGTCCGGGACGGTGCCCAGGCAGCCGCCAAGACCGCTAACATCCACCTCGAGGTGGTGGACGCGCAGAACGATTCGGCGACGCAGGCCAACCAGCTTGCCAACGCCCAGACTGCCGCTGCCAAGGCCGTGATCGTCAACCCTGTCGATTCGGACGCAGCCTCCGCCTCGGTAACGGCGCTGAGCAAAGCAAATATTCCGGTGGTGGGCGTGGACCGGACGGTCAACGACGCCACCCTCACCTCGCTGGTTGCCAGCGACAACGTTGCCGGTGGCAAGCAGGCTGCCGCCGAACTTGCTGCTGCGCTGGGCAATAAGGGCACCATCATCGTCCTGCAGGGTGTTGCGGGAACGTCTGCCAGCCGTGATCGCGGTGCCGGTTTTGCCGAGGGCATGAAAGTCTTCCCGAACATCAAGATCGTCGCCCGGCAAACGGCAAACTTTGACCGGACCGCTGCCCTGGATGTGACCACGAACCTGCTCCAGGCCCACCCCGGCGTCACGGGTGTCTTCGCCGAAAATGACGAAATGGCCCTGGGCGCTGTCCAGGCCCTGGGTGCCAAAGCCGGTATAGAGGTCAAGGTTGTGGGCTTTGACGGAACCGCGGATGGACTTGCCGCGATCAAGGCCGGCACCATGGTGGCCTCGATCGCACAGCAGCCGGCGAAATTGGGGCAGCTGGCAGTCGAGCAGATCGCCAAGATCCTCAAGGGCGAAAAAGTCGATGCCACTGTTCCGGTCAGCGTCGTCACCGTGAACAAGGCGAACGTTGGCGAATTCAGCAAGTGA
- a CDS encoding ribokinase: MTAQQQSAGKVTVVGSINIDQAVRVERHPLPGETLLGSSISLLPGGKGANQALAAARLGASVSLIGAVGNDAPAALATELLEAAGVGLGAVRTVDGPTGLALICVADDGENTIVVIPGANASMDAQVVQAAAAQIAEAAVVVLQGEIPAGGIAAAARLATGRVLLNLAPVVAVDAAVIRSANPLVVNEHEGALVLSQLVPGAVAPADDEELVAALRSQGIASVVLTRGAQGAICSDDAGTFLVPAPQINAVDSSGAGDAFVGALSARLAAGESLLDSSAFAARVGAFAVQGHGTQTSYPRSSDALPDVAL, encoded by the coding sequence GTGACAGCACAGCAACAGTCGGCCGGGAAAGTCACCGTAGTCGGCTCCATCAACATCGACCAGGCGGTCCGGGTGGAACGTCATCCGCTTCCTGGCGAGACTCTTTTGGGCAGTTCCATCTCTTTGCTCCCGGGGGGCAAGGGCGCGAATCAGGCCCTTGCCGCGGCCCGGTTGGGCGCCAGCGTGAGCCTGATCGGTGCGGTGGGGAACGATGCTCCTGCAGCCCTCGCGACGGAACTGTTGGAGGCCGCCGGAGTGGGTCTCGGCGCGGTCAGGACGGTGGACGGGCCCACCGGGCTGGCGCTCATCTGCGTGGCGGACGACGGCGAGAACACCATCGTGGTCATCCCCGGTGCGAATGCCTCGATGGACGCTCAAGTGGTTCAGGCGGCTGCGGCGCAGATTGCGGAAGCCGCCGTCGTGGTCCTGCAGGGTGAGATTCCGGCCGGGGGCATCGCGGCAGCGGCCCGGCTCGCCACGGGCCGGGTCCTGCTGAACCTCGCACCGGTGGTGGCCGTTGACGCCGCCGTCATCCGATCGGCAAATCCTCTGGTGGTCAATGAGCATGAAGGCGCCCTGGTGCTTTCGCAGCTGGTTCCGGGGGCGGTAGCTCCCGCTGACGACGAAGAACTGGTTGCGGCACTCCGGTCACAGGGCATCGCCTCCGTGGTGCTGACCAGGGGCGCCCAAGGCGCCATTTGTTCGGACGACGCCGGCACTTTCCTCGTGCCTGCCCCGCAGATCAATGCCGTGGACAGCTCCGGTGCAGGCGACGCCTTTGTCGGCGCGCTCAGCGCCCGCCTGGCTGCCGGGGAATCGCTGCTGGACTCTTCGGCTTTTGCAGCCAGGGTCGGCGCCTTCGCGGTGCAGGGTCACGGAACCCAAACCTCTTACCCCCGGTCCTCCGACGCACTCCCGGACGTGGCGCTGTGA